From Anopheles arabiensis isolate DONGOLA chromosome 3, AaraD3, whole genome shotgun sequence, a single genomic window includes:
- the LOC120904399 gene encoding CD2 antigen cytoplasmic tail-binding protein 2 homolog, producing MSKRKASYVVEEDNYLDDLVRDKQNNQPSTSKHTLDSDEEDDSGDDAPYNVLDDNEIQGEEDGMARIDGETKFTPFNMKEEMEEGHFDADGHYLWKKQVEVKDHWLDNIDWVKLKNDPNYKERPDKGEEQRGLADSDSDDEDGEAAAAAGGKFDDIATYQQMLELMEPRETVKRALQRLGKGTAKLTTAQRWKLKKAGKSPDESSAKITKLTELSNDILTNNGNMDVYEETFEMIKRKVTEAEKRKAAAAAGPGEELDMYADDFGSREQSKLGAGGDGKEEIAQGSNSSTEKKGEEEEEEKDKPLMWEYKEQQEAETIHGPYTTEQMQKFAEEGRFTGGAFVRKVEDEDGRFYSAARIDFELYL from the exons ATGTCGAAACGCAAAGCGAGCTACGTGGTGGAGGAAGATAACTATCTGGACGATTTGGTGCGCGACAAGCAGAACAATCAACCCTCCACCAGCAAGCACACGCTCGATTCCGACGAAGAAGACGACAGCGGTGATGATGCACC ATACAATGTGCTGGACGATAATGAGATCCAGGGTGAGGAGGATGGGATGGCCCGCATCGATGGGGAGACCAAGTTCACACCGTTCAACATGAAGGAGGAGATGGAGGAGGGCCACTTCGATGCGGACGGGCACTATCTGTGGAAGAAGCAGGTCGAGGTGAAGGACCACTGGCTGGACAACATCGACTGGGTGAAGCTGAAGAACGACCCGAACTACAAGGAGCGCCCGGACAAGGGCGAAGAGCAGCGCGGGCTGGCCGATAGCGATTCGGACGATGAGGATGgtgaggcggcggcggcggccggtgGAAAGTTCGATGACATTGCCACGTACCAGCAGATGCTGGAGCTGATGGAGCCGCGGGAAACGGTCAAACGGGCGCTGCAGCGGTTGGGCAAGGGTACGGCCAAGCTGACGACGGCCCAGCGCTGGAAGCTGAAGAAGGCGGGCAAGTCGCCGGACGAGTCGAGCGCCAAGATCACGAAGCTGACCGAACTGTCGAACGATATACTGACCAACAACGGCAACATGGATGTGTACGAGGAAACGTTCGAGATGATCAAGCGGAAGGTGACGGAGGCGGAAAAGCGAAAGGCAGCTGCGGCAGCCGGCCCCGGGGAGGAGCTGGACATGTACGCGGATGATTTCGGCAGTCGCGAACAGAGCAAGCTCGGTGCGGGCGGTGATGGAAAGGAGGAGATCGCCCAAGGGTCGAACAGTTCCACCGAGAAGAAgggggaagaggaggaggaggaaaaagacAAACCGTTGATGTGGGAGTACAAGGAGCAACAGGAGGCGGAAACGATACACGGCCCGTACACGACGGAGCAGATGCAAAAGTTTGCCGAGGAGGGCCGGTTCACCGGTGGAGCGTTCGTGCGGAAGGTTGAGGATGAGGATGGGCGGTTCTACTCGGCCGCGCGGATCGATTTCGAGCTGTACCTGTAG
- the LOC120904376 gene encoding UDP-xylose and UDP-N-acetylglucosamine transporter has protein sequence MANMKAALAIALVFVGCCSNVVFLELLVKIDPGSGNLITFLQFLFIALEGFLFTSKCGTVRPRIGLKDYTILVVMFFVASVCNNYAFDFNIPMPLHMIFRAGSLIANMVMGILILKKRYDFSKYLSVGMITLGIVICTIVSGTKVESTQVLKNAADEDPMSVFFWWTLGIALLTLALFVSARMGLYQEVLYKRYGKHPKEALFYTHLLPLPFFALLAGNIWEHVQLANASPLQAIPALGVSLPITWLYLLGNVLTQYVCISSVYVLTTECSSLTVTLVVTLRKFVSLLFSIVYFSNPFTVQHWIGTILVFVGTIIFTEVVGKVRSALAPAEEKKKVK, from the exons aTGGCAAACATGAAGGCTGCCCTTGCCATCGCGCTGGTGTTCGTCGGCTGCTGCAGCAACGTGGTGTTTCTCGAGCTGCTGGTTAA AATCGATCCCGGATCGGGCAATCTGATCACCTTCCTGCAGTTCCTGTTCATCGCGCTCGAAGGATTCCTGTTCACTTCTAAGTGTGGCACGGTGCGGCCCCGGATCGGGCTGAAGGACTACACCATCCTGGTGGTGATGTTCTTTGTCGCGAGCGTGTGCAACAACTATGCGTTCGACTTTAACATTCCCATGCCGCTGCACATGATCTTCCGGGCCGGGTCGCTGATCGCGAACATGGTGATGGGCATACTGATCCTGAAGAAGCGGTACGACTTCTCCAAGTATCTGTCCGTCGGCATGATCACGCTCGGCATCGTGATCTGCACGATCGTGTCCGGCACGAAGGTGGAAAGCACCCAGGTGCTGAAGAACGCGGCGGACGAGGACCCGATGTCGGTGTTCTTCTGGTGGACGCTCGGCATAGCGCTGCTCACGCTCGCGCTGTTCGTGTCCGCACGGATGGGCCTGTACCAGGAGGTGCTGTACAAGCGGTACGGCAAGCACCCGAAGGAGGCCCTGTTCTACACCcacctgctgccgctgcccttCTTTGCGCTGCTGGCGGGCAACATCTGGGAGCACGTGCAGCTGGCCAACGCCAGCCCGCTGCAGGCCATCCCGGCCCTGGGCGTGTCCCTGCCCATCACCTGGCTGTATCTGCTGGGCAACGTACTGACGCAGTACGTGTGCATCAGCTCCGTGTACGTGCTGACAACCGAATGCTCCTCGCTGACGGTGACGCTGGTCGTGACGCTGCGCAAGTTCGTGTCGCTGCTGTTTTCGATCGTGTACTTTAGCAACCCGTTCACCGTGCAGCACTGGATCGGTACGATACTGGTGTTCGTTGGTACGATCATCTTCACCGAGGTGGTCGGAAAGGTGCGGTCCGCCTTGGCTCCTGccgaggagaagaaaaaggttAAGTAA
- the LOC120901206 gene encoding protein KHNYN-like — translation MAINARRPFGRDGPNPFVNRKITRNQRNATKRPAPKARPSRSHRSASLRTYPQKRSRRSVPSSPFHHTRAAITDLDIPLDSRRPVLIDGENVAYNDISSEYVANRIYQAYQWFVANGHRAMVLCPDYLLAKLSGQTPHMPIELIADIPDGRENHATNVAFELTLLQRAADEQAAIVSERSFASSYHSHIDVVQNRVVGFTFFRESIFIPVDPYGRAGPWLREILRK, via the coding sequence ATGGCTATTAACGCCCGTAGACCTTTTGGCCGCGATGGTCCAAACCCGTTCGTTAACCGCAAAATTACCCGAAACCAAAGAAACGCTACCAAGCGGCCGGCACCGAAGGCACGACCGAGTAGGAGTCACCGCTCCGCTTCGCTCAGGACGTATCCGCAGAAGCGTTCACGCCGCTCTGTTCCGTCCAGCCCCTTCCATCATACGCGCGCAGCCATAACGGATCTGGACATCCCGCTAGACAGTCGGCGGCCGGTCTTGATCGATGGCGAGAATGTCGCCTACAACGACATTTCGAGCGAATACGTTGCCAACCGAATCTACCAAGCGTACCAGTGGTTCGTCGCGAACGGTCACCGGGCGATGGTACTTTGCCCAGACTATCTGCTGGCGAAGCTATCCGGGCAGACACCGCACATGCCGATCGAGCTCATTGCGGACATTCCGGATGGAAGAGAAAACCACGCGACAAACGTTGCATTcgagctgacgctgctgcagcGCGCTGCGGACGAACAGGCGGCGATCGTGTCGGAACGTTCGTTTGCTAGCAGCTACCACAGCCACATTGACGTTGTGCAGAACCGCGTGGTCGGTTTCACCTTCTTCCGGGAGTCGATCTTTATCCCGGTCGATCCGTACGGTCGCGCTGGTCCCTGGTTGCGAGAAATTCTACGCAAATGA
- the LOC120904396 gene encoding uncharacterized protein LOC120904396 encodes MAKAREMYLALCLLDAIEDANIEALQLVLDKYGASPNTIFPEKGVAPMHLVIGADDETFALRATSLMLQRGGSANLPAAEQMLTPLHVAANLGRVAIVRLLLRAGGNVELLDEEDRTPIQHAIDGDHFEVVQVIQNHVFEQKIDQKRKQLIKQQQQEQQQTVLSPSMRFKKSVAGFLPAVSSTRLHPNSALTALQVLEEHKLTPNKLHYNFDATSPYYVNITHRRKDRFKTLFPTDDATANRENTAPTVDDESLGCEPIAARERRRQETALDSTEELGGEEGLVHEVPSRTNLFELTERNLRDFTRDSEPTGRRRSFIECWREKIAELRERTRISRRLDDIDRILNSFSESTVLESFMDEVEETFVTAADGDEEERLKTSDETVVSEREECPQQFPELIEQNVPEEIVPTVQPQFMDIVQISEEYIHTDDEAGVVFREKRMITAPSTIPTIQVTSEIAEPVSNDPGKGPPSTARRNPSLTSLSTAVTLPPLDYDTDALRAELTTFGEPPGPITSSTKKLYLRKLVKLRRHPERLENVNGAKANPQPTFSVELGATVRKEDVFEAILDHQSLEDEMASEFQSSSTTKVARNLREGHLKKSFVYLLLDPRVSENLSAQRDHLAAHELWKRFLSAVFYVGKGKSSRPYCHLYDAIKLHHQRESAGCENIRREQTGGAGFTVEAEEIIFQCSEASMAAAVGGNNLRKRGQSGKGSGRKQQAVDSAKLNRIIDIWAAGKGVVCLHVFHNIMPAEAYTREAAIIDAYGVQNLTNLKRGDYYGKCLSWPMKRRKQLGILLLYKALLIHLAEGETQLLPNDLI; translated from the exons ATGGCGAAGGCACGCGAAATGTATCTGGCGCTGTGCCTGCTGGACGCAATCGAGGATGCGAACATAGAAGCCCTGCAGCTGGTGCTGGACAAGTACGGTGCGAGCCCAAACACAATCTTCCCGGAAAAGGGCGTCGCACCGATGCATCTGGTCATTGGTGCGGACGACGAGACGTTTGCGCTGCGGGCCACCTCGCTGATGCTGCAGCGAGGCGGCAGCGCTAACCTACCAGCGGCCGAACAGATGCTCACGCCGCTCCACGTAGCGGCCAACCTCGGACGGGTCGCAAttgtgcggctgctgctgagggCGGGCGGAAATGTGGAGCTGCTGGACGAGGAAGACCGTACGCCGATCCAGCACGCCATCGACGGCGATCACTTCGAGGTGGTGCAGGTCATACAGAACCACGTCTTCGAGCAAAAGATCGACCAGAAGCGCAAGCAGCTaatcaagcagcagcaacaggaacaacaacaaaccgttCTGTCCCCCAGCATGCGGTTCAAGAAGAGTGTGGCCGGCTTTCTGCCAGCGGTTTCCTCTACCCGGCTGCACCCAAACAGCGCACTAACCGCCCTGCAGGTGCTGGAGGAGCACAAGCTGACGCCGAACAAGTTACACTACAACTTTGACGCCACCAGCCCGTACTACGTGAACATAACGCACCGACGGAAGGATCGGTTTAAAACACTCTTCCCAACGGATGACGCTACTGCTAATCGGGAAAACACTGCACCGACCGTTGACGATGAGTCGCTCGGGTGCGAACCAATCGCTGCCCGAGAGCGGCGGCGACAGGAAACAGCGCTCGATAGTACCGAGGAGCTAGGAGGAGAAGAGGGGTTGGTGCATGAGGTGCCGAGCAGGACCAATTTGTTCGAACTGACGGAGCGCAATTTGCGGGATTTTACACGCGACAGTGAACCGACGGGCAGGCGAAGATCGTTCATCGAGTGCTGGCGTGAGAAGATTGCGGAACTGCGGGAGCGAACCCGCATTAGCCGACGGTTGGACGATATCGATCGGATACTGAACAGCTTCTCGGAAAGCACGGTGCTGGAATCGTTTATGGACGAGGTGGAGGAAACGTTTGTAACTGCCGCGGACGGGGATGAGGAGGAACGGTTGAAAACGAGCGACGAAACTGTTGTTTCGGAAAGGGAAGAGTGTCCACAACAATTTCCGGAATTAATTGAACAGAATGTCCCGGAGGAAATAGTTCCTACGGTTCAACCTCAATT TATGGACATCGTACAAATAAGCGAAGAATACATCCACACGGACGACGAGGCGGGTGTGGTGTTTCGGGAAAAACGAATGATCACTGCACCATCCACCATTCCCACCATTCAGGTAACATCGGAAATAGCTGAGCCGGTTTCAAACGACCCGGGAAAGGGTCCACCATCCACAGCAAGACGGAATCCGTCGCTTACAAGCCTTTCTACAGCGGTCACGTTGCCACCGCTTGATTACGACACGGACGCGCTGCGCGCCGAGCTGACCACGTTCGGTGAACCACCCGGCCCGATAACGAGTAGCACCAAAAAACTGTACTTAAGAAAGCTGGTCAAATTGCGACGCCATCCAGAACGATTGGAGAACGTAAATGGAGCCAAAGCAAACCCTCAGCCAA CTTTCTCCGTCGAGCTGGGCGCAACGGTAAGAAAGGAGGATGTGTTCGAGGCAATCCTAGACCATCAGAGTTTGGAGGACGAGATGGCTTCCGAATTCCAGTCCAGCTCCACCACCAAGGTGGCGCGCAACCTGCGCGAGGGACACCTGAAGAAGAGCTTCGTCTATCTGCTGCTCGATCCGCGCGTCAGCGAAAACCTGTCCGCCCAGCGGGACCATCTAGCGGCACACGAGCTGTGGAAGCGCTTCCTCAGCGCCGTGTTTTACGTCGGAAAGGGTAAAAGCAGCCGCCCGTACTGCCATCTGTACGATGCGATTAAGCTGCACCACCAGCGGGAGAGCGCTGGCTGCGAAAACATCCGCCGGGAGCAAACGGGTGGGGCAGGTTTTACCGTCGAGGCGGAAGAAATTATCTTCCAATGCAGCGAAGCAAGCATGGCGGCGGCGGTAGGAGGAAATAATCTGCGCAAGCGGGGCCAGTCCGGGAAGGGGTCGGGACGCAAGCAGCAGGCAGTGGACAGTGCGAAGCTAAACCGCATCATCGACATCTGGGCCGCCGGCAAGGGTGTCGTGTGTCTGCACGTGTTCCACAACATCATGCCGGCCGAGGCGTACACGCGCGAGGCGGCCATTATCGATGCGTACGGTGTGCAGAACCTGACGAATCTGAAGCGGGGCGACTACTACGGCAAGTGTCTGTCGTGGCCGATGAAAAGGCGCAAGCAGCTCGGCATACTGCTGCTGTACAAGGCGTTGCTCATACACCTGGCGGAAGGCGAAACGCAGCTACTGCCAAACGATCTCATTTGA
- the LOC120904375 gene encoding sorting nexin-17, translating to MHFSIPSTQEFGSDGSGSSYTGFNIHINGSFHCCLRYKQLHSLHEQLKRSLPSIALPSFPPKKLLSLTPNQIEQRRLSLERYIQLVGQDPVLCRSELLRAFLLNAQQESSFTECSEVTLDVYLMNGYRISASVYTTDCTGKVLEKACALIDLPKDRACYFALYLMRKEASGALTIVKRLMEFEAPYISAKRWDDCKLVLRTGYWDACYDLELMRDRIALNLLYLQAMSDVERGWIVTTRDQSEQLTNMQARGSKSEYLDVVRKLPLYGCLQFPRACVDYPEPNTVATVVLGNKELNLLTYVGKEMQETKFKVTRIRCWRVTPIHINEDNQSSTGGGYGRQQQSSSHQQQQSSSSSTISLELSFEYLMAKNQLKWITIYSEQSMLMSVCLQSIVDELLNQKNGSDPAHLQNPQHVEYAPLSYIRRDGSNHCITDSSSTDTLCNLVNNDSSSNNGTSTQQHSTNNGSSFIRRKLKEFNTTVRFKNGKDSVQNEAFEWIGDDDL from the exons ATGCACTTTTCCATACCCAGCACGCAAGAGTTCGGTTCCGATGGGAGCGGATCATCGTACACG GGCTTCAACATTCACATAAATGGCAGTTTTCACTGTTGCCTTCGCTACAAGCAGCTACACAGCCTGCACGAGCAGCTGAAACGGTCCCTCCCGTCGATCGCACTGCCCAGCTTTCCTCCAAAGAAACTGCTCTCCCTCACGCCGAACCAAATCGAGCAGAGGCGGCTCAGCTTAGAGCGCTACATACAGCTAG TGGGACAAGATCCGGTACTATGCCGGTCGGAGCTGTTGCGCGCATTTCTGCTCAACGCCCAGCAGGAGTCCTCGTTCACCGAGTGCAGCGAGGTAACGCTGGACGTTTACCTCATGAACGGGTACCGAATATCGGCCAGCGTCTACACCACCGACTGCACCGGGAAGGTGCTGGAGAAGGCGTGCGCCCTGATCGATCTGCCCAAGGATCGGGCCTGCTACTTTGCGCTCTACCTGATGCGCAAGGAGGCGAGCGGCGCGCTGACGATCGTGAAGCGCCTGATGGAGTTTGAGGCGCCGTACATCTCGGCGAAGCGGTGGGACGACTGCAAGCTGGTGCTGCGCACCGGCTACTGGGACGCCTGCTACGATCTCGAGCTGATGCGTGACCGGATCGCGCTCAATCTGCTCTACCTGCAGGCGATGAGCGACGTCGAGCGGGGCTGGATCGTGACGACGCGCGACCAGAGCGAGCAGCTGACGAACATGCAGGCCCGGGGCAGCAAGAGCGAGTATCTGGACGTGGTGCGGAAGCTGCCGCTGTACGGGTGCCTGCAGTTTCCGCGCGCCTGCGTCGACTATCCCGAGCCGAACACGGTCGCGACCGTTGTGCTCGGCAACAAGGAGCTCAACCTGCTCACGTACGTCGGCAAGGAGATGCAGGAAACCAAATTCAAAGTCACGCGCATCCGGTGCTGGCGTGTCACCCCCATTCATATT AATGAGGACAATCAATCCTCCACCGGTGGTGGGTACGGTCGACAGCAACAATCATCGtcgcaccagcaacaacaatcatcatcatcgtccacGATCAGCCTGGAGCTTTCGTTCGAGTACTTGATGGCGAAGAACCAGCTCAAGTGGATCACTATCTACAGCGAACAGTCGATGCTTATGTCCGTGTGCCTTCAGTCGATCGTCGACGAGCTGCTCAACCAGAAGAATGGGTCCGATCCCGCACACCTGCAG aaTCCACAGCATGTGGAGTATGCACCACTCTCCTACATTCGGCGGGATGGATCGAACCACTGCATTACCGACTCTAGTTCAACCGATACTCTCTGCAATCTAGTAAAT AATGATAGTAGTAGCAACAACGGAACATCGACGCAACAACACTCCACAAACAACGGGTCTTCCTTTATCCGGCGCAAGCTGAAGGAGTTCAACACGACGGTGCGCTTCAAGAACGGCAAGGACTCGGTGCAGAACGAAGCGTTCGAGTGGATCGGCGACGACGATCTCTAG
- the LOC120904374 gene encoding major facilitator superfamily domain-containing protein 12-like, with protein MVNTGSKAPLANGSTTTVQRYGATTDTRTIVPAVNGAEPHSVDPGTSPTFPNTTVDMERAQLEKRSTLKMCEKIGYGLGHVYNDLCAGIWFSYTLLFMQGALGMPAAEAGAMVMLGQVGDAIATPIVGLLTDRYGTKRQWHIAGTFIVFLTFPMIFSLCPWCSVAPHWWEILYFVIVILAFQFGWPIVQVTHLAMIPELSRTQKDRSDLTAIRYSVSIVSNVVVYIVTWAVLRSRTSTDNQIGPGDAYRFRDISLILTLVGVSMSVLFNFSLTFSGYEHRRNTALQHNIIRTPGPRADTDVERESLLGGPDQRQPNGAGAQLAGASSPLDTIVQRKPKKNFFKSPLLYQNALLYVFSRLFMTTSLVYMPLWLDERAYQPDVTPAENNANVEHLATVPLVSFLASFVASLLLKYTNRFVGNSLVYFVGSIISTSVCLWIALSPGSGAFSTVSLFLIASLFGAGSSITMISSLCITADMIGKHADQGGFIYSAVTFADKLITGVVVVIIESVKCRDRSECPEYYRGVLSYGCGLAAILGCLTLATLLCTTASTRRRNR; from the exons atggtcaacaccggCAGTAAGGCACCGCTAGCGAATGGCAGCACAACAACGGTTCAACGCTACGGTGCCACCACCGACACACGAACAATCGTACCGGCCGTAAACGGTGCCGAGCCCCATTCTGTGGACCCCGGGACGAGCCCGACCTTCCCCAACACCACCGTCGACATGGAGCGTGCCCAGCTGGAAAAGCGCTCCACGCTGAAGATGTGCGAAAAGATCGGCTACGGATTGGGCCACGTGTACAACGATCTGTGTGCGGGCATTTGGTTCAGCTACACGCTCCTGTTCATGCAGGGCGCCCTGGGTATGCCGGCCGCCGAGGCCGGCGCCATGGTAATGCTCGGACAGGTGGGCGATGCGATCGCAACACCGATCGTGGGTCTGCTTACCGATCGGTACGGCACGAAGAGACAGTGGCACATAGCGG gAACCTTTATAGTATTTTTAACCTTTCCGATGATATTCTCCCTCTGCCCGTGGTGTTCGGTGGCACCCCATTGGTGGGAAATTCTGTACTTTGTGATCGTCATACTTGCCTTCCAGTTCGGGTGGCCCATCGTGCAGGTGACGCACCTTGCCATGATACCGGAGCTGTCCCGCACGCAGAAAGACCGCTCCGATCTGACCGCCATCCGGTACTCGGTGTCGATCGTGTCGAACGTGGTGGTGTACATTGTCACTTGGGCAGTGTTGCGAAGTCGCACCAGCACTGACAACCAGATTGGACCGGGCGATGCTTACCGGTTTCGG GACATATCGCTCATACTGACACTGGTTGGCGTTTCCATGTCGGTGCTGTTCAACTTTTCGCTCACCTTCAGCGGGTACGAGCATCGGCGAAACACGGCCCTCCAGCACAACATCATCCGAACGCCGGGGCCGCGAGCAGATACGGACGTTGAGCGTGAATCGTTGCTCGGCGGACCGGACCAACGGCAACCGAACGGTGCCGGTGCACAGCTGGCAGGAGCGTCCAGCCCTCTCGACACGATCGTGCAGCGAAAGCCAAAGAAAAACTTCTTCAAATCACCACTGCTGTATCAGAATGCTTTGCT GTACGTCTTTTCGAGACTTTTCATGACGACTTCGCTCGTGTACATGCCGCTCTGGCTGGACGAGCGGGCCTACCAGCCGGACGTAACACCGGCGGAAAACAACGCCAATGTGGAGCATCTCGCGACGGTTCCGCTTGTATCGTTTCTCGCCTCGTTCGTCGCATCCCTGCTGCTGAAGTACACCAATCGCTTTGTGGGCAACAGTTTGGTGTACTTTGTCGGGTCCATCATCAGCACCAGCGTGTGCCTTTGGATTGCCCTGTCGCCCGGGTCGGGAGCGTTCAGCACGGTGTCCCTGTTTCTGATCGCTTCCCTGTTTGGGGCGGGTAGTTCCATCACGATGATTAGCAGCCTGTGCATAACGGCCGACATGATCGGGAAGCATGCGGATCAAGGCGGTTTTATCTATTCCGCGGTTACGTTTGCGGATAAGTTGATCaccggtgtggtggtggtcatCATTGAGTCGGT aaaatgtcgcgatCGTTCCGAATGTCCCGAGTATTACCGTGGCGTGCTGTCGTACGGCTGTGGACTGGCGGCTATTTTAGGATGTCTTACGTTAGCAACCCTTCTATGCACTACCGCCTCTACTCGGCGAAGGAATCGGTAG